In a single window of the Nocardioides sp. L-11A genome:
- a CDS encoding DUF86 domain-containing protein, which yields MSDGAARARDAAVRVVTVCEVLAGLAPPDVETFVGDVRTQWAVEMGLIRIGEAINRIPADILERFPDQPWRLMIAMRNFAAHQYDDLDPHRVWRTLTSDVPALCTYLVDIVLPGLDGTSS from the coding sequence GTGAGCGACGGCGCTGCCAGGGCGCGTGACGCTGCTGTCCGCGTCGTCACGGTCTGTGAGGTGCTCGCGGGGCTTGCTCCGCCTGACGTCGAGACCTTCGTGGGGGACGTGCGCACCCAATGGGCCGTGGAGATGGGGCTGATCCGGATCGGCGAAGCCATCAACCGGATCCCGGCCGACATCCTGGAGCGTTTCCCCGACCAGCCGTGGCGACTGATGATCGCGATGCGCAACTTCGCCGCGCACCAGTACGACGATCTCGACCCGCATCGCGTGTGGCGGACGCTCACCTCCGATGTGCCGGCCCTATGTACCTACCTCGTCGACATCGTGTTGCCCGGGCTCGATGGCACCAGCTCTTGA
- a CDS encoding amidohydrolase family protein, whose amino-acid sequence MDTIVANGRIVSPSGVVDAAVAVQDGRIVAIADESVLPEAAERIDAAGRYVLPGIVDPHVHLGGGRPLSEIFASETACAAVGGVTTVLQYRRSPSTFFDTFPAELETAKTRMLVDTQFHFIISTMEQVEEIPRYAEEFGVTSFKFYMGGYEPGNPIGLVSVNDAVLYAAMEKIRELGPYGWCMVHCEDDSLVCHLTAKVKEAGGDDLAAYSASRPDFVEEQDLLRAIWLADLQECPLYVPHTTVGMAVDAAAESRRKGRTVVLETCPHYLALTADDARLAGSGVGKVAPALRNAEHQAELWRGLREGWISTIGSDHVPIPKSGKGIWEEAPGFAGLATMLPVVLTEGVLKGRIAIEKVAETMAYNPARLFGLAPTKGSIQVGADADLVIVDMETERVVGPEVTQSEFVSAFEGVPLRGWPTLTMRRGDVIYRDGEVLAQPGSGQVVVKPEPDKDKERNWHAA is encoded by the coding sequence GTGGACACCATCGTCGCGAACGGGCGGATCGTCAGCCCGAGCGGTGTGGTCGACGCCGCGGTCGCCGTGCAGGACGGCCGCATCGTCGCCATCGCCGACGAGAGCGTGCTCCCGGAGGCCGCGGAGCGGATCGACGCCGCGGGACGCTACGTCCTGCCCGGCATCGTGGACCCGCACGTCCACCTGGGCGGCGGCCGGCCGCTGTCGGAGATCTTCGCCTCCGAGACCGCCTGCGCGGCGGTCGGGGGCGTCACGACCGTGCTGCAGTACCGCCGGTCCCCGTCGACCTTCTTCGACACCTTCCCGGCCGAGCTCGAGACCGCGAAGACCCGGATGCTGGTCGACACCCAGTTCCACTTCATCATCTCCACGATGGAGCAGGTGGAGGAGATCCCCCGCTACGCCGAGGAGTTCGGTGTCACGAGCTTCAAGTTCTACATGGGCGGCTACGAGCCCGGTAACCCCATCGGCCTGGTGTCGGTCAACGACGCGGTGCTGTACGCGGCCATGGAGAAGATCCGCGAGCTCGGGCCGTACGGCTGGTGCATGGTGCACTGCGAGGACGACTCGCTGGTCTGCCACCTGACCGCCAAGGTCAAGGAGGCCGGCGGGGACGATCTCGCGGCCTACAGCGCGTCGCGGCCCGACTTCGTCGAGGAGCAGGACCTGCTCCGGGCGATCTGGCTCGCCGACCTGCAGGAGTGCCCGCTCTACGTCCCGCACACCACCGTCGGCATGGCGGTCGACGCGGCTGCCGAGTCGCGCCGCAAGGGCCGCACCGTCGTCCTCGAGACCTGCCCCCACTACCTCGCCCTGACCGCCGACGACGCCCGCCTGGCCGGCTCCGGCGTCGGCAAGGTCGCGCCGGCGCTGCGCAACGCGGAGCACCAGGCCGAGCTGTGGCGCGGCCTGCGCGAGGGCTGGATCTCGACGATCGGCTCCGACCACGTGCCGATCCCCAAGTCCGGCAAGGGCATCTGGGAGGAGGCGCCCGGCTTCGCCGGTCTCGCCACGATGCTGCCCGTCGTCCTCACCGAAGGCGTGCTCAAGGGCCGGATCGCGATCGAGAAGGTCGCGGAGACCATGGCCTACAACCCGGCCCGGCTGTTCGGCCTCGCGCCGACGAAGGGCTCGATCCAGGTCGGCGCCGATGCCGACCTCGTCATCGTCGACATGGAGACCGAGCGGGTCGTCGGTCCCGAGGTCACCCAGAGCGAGTTCGTCAGCGCCTTCGAGGGCGTCCCGCTGCGCGGCTGGCCGACGCTGACCATGCGTCGCGGCGACGTGATCTACCGCGACGGCGAGGTGCTGGCCCAGCCGGGCAGCGGCCAGGTCGTCGTGAAGCCCGAACCCGACA